The window TATCAACCCCATGGTTCGGTTCAGCCAAATGCCAAAGGGGCGTCTGCCGACCGGTGCGGATTCCCGCTCTACGTCGCTGTGACCAAGGACACTGTGACCAAGGATACTGTGGCCAGCCAATTGCCCGGCGGATTTCTCCGCTGGTCGGTCAGCTCTGATCTGCGATTGGTGGTCCGAAGGAGATTTGTCATGCAAATTAACGGCCTCTCTCAACTGCACGGTACCCAAAGCATTAACTCCCCGCATTTTAATCGGACCTCGTCGCCGAACTCGGCGGCCAACCCGTCGTCGGTCGATACCACCGACGAATTGCAGCTTTCGCCGGCCGCGCAAATGGCCAGCAAGCTAAGTGAAATTCCCGATATCCGCTGGGACCGCGTAAATGATATCAAAACCGCGATCGCCAACGGCAGCTACATGACCGACGACAAAATGAACATGGCCGTCGACCGCCTGCTCGATGAAATCGCGTAAGCGTTGATGGCCAGTGGTCCATGGTCTGTAGTCAGCCATAAAGACGCGACCGTAGACCGCAACTTCAAATCAAGATTGTCCACACACCGCTTATCGCATTGGCGATGCTTTGGTGCCCCTGGTCTGGTCCGACCGGGGGTTTTTTATTGCGCCAGCTTTCGCATCGTTTCCGTTTCAGGTTTTTTTCTTGACACAGACATCCGTTTCAGGCGGGAAAAACCGCGATTGGCCAAACGCACTGCGCCCACAGAAATCTTCAAGCGGAAATTTAGGACGTCGCTCGCTCGGTAAAACCAGTGATTTTGCCAGTTGAATTTTCCTGCATCTTTCCGCCCACGCCGAAATTTTTTTCTTGACATTGGCACGCAAGGTTGCTCTGGCACGGCAATGGCTCTCGGCCGCATGGCCGCAGTTCATTCCCAGCCCGCAGCTTGGATGAGATGAGACCTAAGCGAGCTTCGGAGTAACTCGCTTACATCAGAGTCTTGATTTCAATTGCCAAAGACCATACCAGCGAAGCAGAGTTATCACTCACGCTGATTCTTCCACCACGGGAAGCTAATGGGCATGATACCAAACGAGTGGCACAAAAATGGAAAGTTTTGGCTATCTTGTTTGATACTTTTGTAGCTAAACCGCTTAATTGTGCCTTCGCAATCGATCGTCAGCTACTTTTTTGGGGGGGCGATATCTTTTTCCTGGATTGGATCGTCACCATGTCGTTTTGAGTCGGCTTCCCATTTTTCAAAATCTTCAAACTCTTGTTCGGACATCTTTCTTCCGGTTGAAGGGGGAATGAGTAAGAGTTTAACTGGCGCAAGGGCAGCGTAATCTTTAAGTGTTTCGTCCCCTTCTCCCTTGTTAATAATGCGTCCAGTTGCTGTTTCGAGCGTAAAATATTGACTATTCCATAAACAATATACGAAAACTTTTTCTTTTGTTTCTTTCACCAGCGCATAAGCCCGAACAGGTCCTGGTAGATACTCGAAGGTAGTAAGAACTGTACTCCAGATGGAAGGCTGCTTGTCATAGTGCGTATTTTTGGGATGGCGAACCAATGATACTTGAACGCTTTGACGGCCCTCGGTTGGTTGAATATTTGCACGAATGCTAATTATTGAATCGTCCGAGAGCTTCAAATGATAAAGATCGTCTCTTGGCAAGGTTTCCTCCTGTTTTTCGTCTCCCTTTGTTGTGTAGACACAAAGCAAAACAGTGGCATACGCCATAGCGCCAATTACAACTAGCTTCATATCAGTCTCTTAATGTGAATGCAGACACGGTGACGAGTTCATCTGGGTCGTTGTGGTGACTCGATAGGCGTCACATTGTCTGGCCATGGGAGATTATCTGGTTTTTTGGGTGCTGGATGGATGACCTGTGACCGCATACAAATGCCATTTTTTGAATACACCTTAATCTTGAGTTCGTCTAGCTCGCGAAAATACTTGTAAGTAATCTTTTCGCCGGTATTCGGGTCCCTAACCGAGCTTGTGGATCCAAGATTATTGATATGCCACTGATTTTCTCCTGCGACGTATGGACATCGATGAACATAACTTCCGTCGGGTGCTGTAATATAGAAGTCCGAACCACCACTCGAGAAGCAAAACGATCCATAGCCATTCCCCAATTCATTTGGGAATTTGTAGTCAGTCTTGCCATCACCATCGAGGTCTCCTACGGGAATAGCTTCGCCATCGTCGATTTCCTTCTGGGTTGGCGGACAATGAACAAGACCAGTTGGATCTGTGTAATTGACTGGAGAGTTGCCCACATACGAATAGCCATAATTCTCGGCAGAATTAAAGTCAAAGTCGTTGCTGCCTGCGATCCAATTCCGGGTAGCTGTCAGGTTAGTCATTAATGCAGCTCCTGTTTACATGGCAGTTGCAATTTCAGTATGGACAAATTCCCGCAGAATGTCGTTACTCCTGGTGCGTCGACTCCGAATGATTCGGTCCAACCAATTTTTAGAGGCAGAACAACAAACTTTTTCCCATGTTTGGCGGGGCTTAGGGAAAGTCACGACGAGCGGTTGCGACGAATCAGAAGAGTCTTGCTGTCTCAGTCGCTGAATGGTCGGTTGCAAAAACGTGACCATCGCCCAGCGTAATTCAATTTCCGGATCACTCTTGTCTAGCGAACATGCTGCGGAGAAACAATCGGCGGCCTGCTGGCTTTCGAGATTATCGAAAAAGCATGTTCCGCGTAGATCGAGAAACAATGCAAGTTCCTCGCGCGGAGTTAAGCTCCTCAACCAGCAACCACTACGTTCTTCGAACACTGTCCAAGGAAAAGGCCACGCTCGATAGTATTCGTCTGAGTGAGTGTAGAACCCGGGGCTGGTGGCTTCGATATTAAATTGTTCGCCAGTAGAATCGTCCCACCGGCAAAAAATATGCTGCTTCGTCTTAACCAGTTTTATGGGATAACCAAGCCGTCGGCCGATCGCGGCGAAAATCATTGGTGCGGTCGTACACATCGCCAAATGACTAGTCGTCAATACCGCATGGATGAACAGGTCGCGCGAATCACTGCCATCGTATTCTCGTTCCATCTGAGCGTGATTGTATTTCACACCCAAGTGGTTTTGAAGGCAAATTTGGACCATTAACGCCCGATAGCGCGCGTCTGACCAATCGCGGTATTCAGGGAATTTCGGCTTGTTCTCAATCGCCTTGTGCGTTGCCAGACGCGCATGATCGGTCCATTGATCAAGCCGGTCGAGGCACAGGGCGATGTCCAATCCTTCCGAGCCGGGGAGCCCGACTGCACAAGCCAAATTGACAGCGGCAATGTCTTGCTGCGCGAATTCAGCACCCGACATTTGCAGCAATTGGTCGATGCTGAGCCAGGAATGATCTGGCATAGTCTACCCCTAGCATGCAAGAGCAAAAGAAAAGCTCGCTCAATATAGGCGCAGACAGCGCCAGTTGCAAGCAGCCAACGTGAATAAAATAAAATCGTAGTGAGCTGGAAAATGCAGAAGGCCACTAGCATTTTTCGCCCCGTTTTGCCGATGTGAGCTAGACTTTAGGAAGAAAGTAATCCTGCTTCCACTCGAGGCGCGTTATGGCCGATACTCAATTGCAAACCGCGGCTTACTTTCAGCCGCCGGAAAAGAATACATTCGAAACAGACACTGCCAGCCCCGCTCAAGCTTCAGGTTCGGCAGCTCACAACCGAACCGATTGGGAGCGCGTGTCCACGAAGATTTCGCTCGTGACGGCCGGCGCTGTTTTGGTGTGCCTCGTGGTCCTGGCGATTCCTTACATCACGGGAATCCAATGGCCGAAAAGCGGCAGCCTGGGCGATTGGTGGCTGTGGTTGGGCGGCGCCAAGCCCGATCAAACGTTTGAAAAGTTCGTCAAGGACGTAGGCGCCAAAAATCAACTCGACTGGGAAGCAGCCTACAAAAGATCTCCCACTTATAAGCTCGACACCACGCCAATGTACCAGTTCAACCAATCGTCGGGCATGCGGTTCAATCCGCAACCGGCCAGAGGACAGTTTCCGTCGACGGGGCAGAGGTAGGAGCGGACATTCGCGTACGAGATCGTTCTTAACGCCCGACGGATACCCTCGGGCTATATAGCTTTCGCTTGCCTCAGTGAGCAGCTAAAATAGAATCATTATTGATTTGTGCTGCGTTGAATTGCTCTTCGTCGATTCCGCCAGCCGAACCCTGGTTTTTGTCCCTCGAACGCTGGTTTCGTCATGCCGCAAGATTTCGCCCTGGGCACTGTGGAAGTTGCGCTCTCGCCGCGAGAGCGGTTCGAGGAGTATTTACAATCTCGCGGCAAGCGGATTACCCAGCAGCGGCGGATTCTGGTGGAGCAAATCGCCAGCCGACACGAACATTTTGACGCCGACCAACTGCTGTTGGATTTAAGTCGCAAATCGGCGGGCCGCAAAGTGAGCCGTCCCACCGTCTACCGCACGTTGACAGAAATGGTCGATGCCGGGCTGTTGCGAAAGATGGTTCTGGGCGGCCGGGCGGTGTACGAGCACGATTACGGTTACCCGCAGCACGATCATTTACACTGCACCGAATGCGGCAAGCTGATTGAATTCTCCAGTGCAGAATTGCTGAAGCTGCGCGAAGCAGTGGCCCGGGAACACAATTTCCGCGTGACCGGACACCGGTTGATCATCAGCGGCGTGTGCTCCCAGTGCCGGGCGGCTGCCCGGCAACGAGTACGGCGGCTGGATTTGGTGTGAGCCCACGTTTGCCTCGCTGTGCTCAGCTGCGTGTAGCCGGATGCTCATAGCATCCGGACCCGACTGACACAGTCGGGCTATTTATAAGGTGAATCTAAACATTCACATCCGCTGATTGCTGAAGCTGGTTTTTGTATTTGCGGCGGATTAGCTCGACAGTATCAGCCAAGAATTCGTCCACTTGCTGGGGTGCGCGGCCGATGAATTTTTGCGCGTTGAGTGCGATGGCGAAATCGACTTTAGCAAACGCCTGGTCGGCCTTGAGGCGGTCGATTAAATCGTTATCACCCCCCTGCTCTTTCACCACTTGCGCCGCCGCCTGGCTGTGGCAGCGAATACGTTCGTGCAAATCTTGCCGGTCGCCTCCGGCGGCGACGGCGGCCATTAAAATGTTTTCCGTGACCATGAACGGCAGCTCTTCGGCTAGGTGCTTGGCGATCACCTGCGGATAAACCACCAGGGCGCTGGCGATGTTTTGATACAAAATTAAAATCGCTTCGGTCGCCAAAAAAGCCTGCGGCAGCACCAGCCGGCGATTGGCGCTGTCGTCCAGTGTCCGTTCCAGCCACTGCGTGCCAGCCGTCATAGCGGCACTAGTTTCCAAGCTCATGACGTACCGCGCCAGGCCGCAAATCCGTTCGCTGCGCATAGGATTGCGTTTGTAGGCCATGGCCGAGGAGCCGATTTGCTCCGCCTCGAACGGCTCCTCCAGTTCCTTGCGCGAAGCCAGAATGCGAATGTCGGAAGCAGTTTTGTGCGCGCTTTGGGCAATGCCCGATAGCGCGGCCAACACTTGCGCATCGACCTTGCGCGAATAGGTTTGGCCGGTGACGGGATAAACACTTTCAAAGCCCATTTTTTGGGCGATGAGATGTTCCAGCTTTTGAACTTGGGCGTGATTTCCGCCAAACAACTCTAAAAAACTGGCTTGCGTGCCGGTCGTGCCTTTGACACCCCGAGCTTTCAACTGCGTCAGCCGATGTTCCACTTCGTGCAAATCCATCGCCAAATCGTAGGCCCACAGGCAGGCACGTTTACCCACGGTGGTGGGCTGTGCTGGCTGCAAATGCGTGAAGCCTAAGCACGCCAAATCGCGCTGTTGTTGGGCGAAGTGGCCGAGCCGATCGATCACGCTGGCCAGCCGCGCGGCCAGCATTTGCATGCCGTCGCGCAGGAGCATCAGGTCGGTATTGTCGGTCACGTAGCAACTGGTGGCGCCCAGATGAATAATTCCCCGGGCGCCTGGGCATTGATCGCCATAGGCATGCACGTGCGCCATGACATCGTGCCGCAAACGGCGCTCGTGGGCATCGGCGGCGGCGAAATCGATGGAGTCGACATTCCGCCGCAGTTCGTCGATTTGTGCTTTCGTTATGGGTAGCCCCAATTCGGCTTCCGCCTCAGCCAACCAAACCCACAATTGCCGCCAGGTGCTGAATTTTTTTTGATCTCCCCACAGCCGGCTCATTTCCGGGGAAGCATAGCGGCGAATGAGTGGGTTTTCGTAAAACTCGTGCGACATGTGGGCAAGGCCGCGGGGTTAGCGTTGAGGGGGCGAGGAATTAGTTTTCGCGGCGTGGCGACCGACGATTCATTCTAGCGATTCCGGCCGCCTTGTTACATGACATGGAAGGCGCGTAAATGTTCGAGCATGACCGGAACGGGATCGGCGTTATTCACCGGCAAAAACGTCGCCGTTTGATCCGTACCCATTCGCGGCAGGCGAGGCTTGTAAATGACGAGGCCGGCCTTGCGGTTTTTGGCGAGGGTTTGGCACAGAGTTTCGGCAGCCATTTTCGCGGCGGCGTACTCGGCCATATCGGCAGGCAGTTCCTCCACAGCCACGCTGGAGGGGTGAAACACTTTTCGCAGCCCCACGCTTCTCAATGGATTTAACACGTTGAGGAAGCCAGTGACGTAATAATCGCAGAATTTTTGAAACAAGCTGGTCGAAAACAGGCCTTTACTGCCGGCGAAAATAAACGGCGTGGCGAAATAATAAAGGTGCGTGGGATTCCAGCCGGCCAGCGCTTCGGCCAGCGCGCTTTGCTGGGCATCCAATACATTGAGCTGCAACGCCGAGGCTGCGCCACCGCCGGAGATGATGTCTTGCACCACGCGATCTGCCTCGGCAAGCCCTTGATGGTAGGTGATTTTTACTTCGGTCCCACCGGCTGCCAAGAGCTTGGCCGTAACTTCGCCCAAACCACGCGAGCCACCGACGACAAATGCTCGTTGACCAGCAAATTCACCGGGCCGAACGAGCGGCTTCAATTTCGCAAATCCGGGCTGTTCATGTGGCGGCGGTCGCACAAACGCTTTGATGGTGCCTGTTAGTCCCGGCGCGGTAATGCTCATTAAGACCAGACCGAAGCGTTTTTCTAACTTCGTTACTTGGTAGCCTAGCGTGCAGCCGGCACGAGCTGCGCCAGGGGGATCGGCGGCGGTCAATGTGAATTCTGAAAATACGGAATGCAGGCCGGGGCAGTCCACTGCCACCAGCCGTGTTGCGGCGAGCATAGCTGCAATGGTGACTGGCGAGACGCACTTCGTTAAATGCGGAAACATTTGCGCGCCGGCGACCAGATTGAAGTGCAACGGCAGTTGGCCGGACTTATGCGCAATTTCATCCAGCGATAAAGCGTAGGAAGTTTGCTTTTCCGGAAAGCCCGCATCCACCGCACCCGCGAAATTACCATCGGACTTGGCCCATTCACAATCGATGCTGGTCACCAGCGATTGTTCGCTGGTCACTTCAATTCGCAACTGGGTGTTGGTAAGCGGCGAGATGGAGACCTGCGCTGCGACACCGACCGGCAATGCTTTGGGAAAGGAAATTTTTAGCGATCGCAATTCCACAGGCCCGGTTTGCTGTTCCAGCCAGGCCTCCAAACCCCATAGCAGCGAGTGGATGCCGTGCACGACCGGCGCGCCGTACATCAGCCGCCGCGCTGCCAGCGCATCCAGATGCAACGGGTTGTAATCGCCCGAAAGTTGAGCGAAGGCGAGCTGATGTTCGGAAGTGAAAGTGATTGATTTCATTGCCGCAACGGCAGTGCGCTTTCAGTTTTTTGTTACATTCGATTCCGGTTCAGCCGCGGGCGCTTGAACCGACGACAGTGCTTTGGTGGGAACCGCGCTGAGCTGCTGGCCATCTTTCCCGTAGACGGTATTGGCCCGTAACACGACCCAAGGCGTGCGGAGCATGATTTTAAAATCCAGCCACAGGCTCCAATGATCGACGTACCAAAGATCTTCGGCCACGCGCTCTTCCCAGGTATGAGTGGCGGCGCCGTTGACTTGCTGCCAGCCGGTGAGGCCGGGGGGTAGATCGAGCCGGCGGCGTTCTTCGGCCGTCCACAAGTGCGCGAAATTGGGAACCAGCGGCCGCGGTCCGACAATGCTCATTTCGCCGCGGAGCACATTGAGCAACTGCGGAATTTCGTCAATTCGATACTGCCGCAAATACCAACCCAATTTGGTAATTCGTGGATCGCTGACATGCACAATATTGCCTGTTCGCTCGGCATCTTGGACCATCGTGCGAAATTTGAAAATGTTGAACGTGTTTCCCCGAAAGCCGAGCCGCTCCTGGCGGAAAAAAACGGGGCCTTTGGAAGTCAGCTTGATGGCCGCAGCAAACAGCAGCAGGAAAGGAGAAGCCAGCAGCAAAAATGCCGCCGCCAGCAGAGCATCTGACACCCGTTTGATAATGAGCCCAATTGCGCGAGGAATAATCACGCGAGCAATCTCCGGCGGAAACTCGGCGGCAAGGAAGCGGATTGAGAGGCCGTTTAAGCACCTGATTCTAGTATATATCGCTGTCGGCCATCTCCAGTTGCCAGGCATTTTCCTCGGATAATTGGCCGTGATCGCCCTGCAAGTCCAAATGGCAGAAATTACTGTTCCGGCCAGTGAGTGCCAACCCGGCCTTACCCAGCGCCGCGCTTAATTCGCTGCGGCCTGTGGCCCAGGTTGAAATTCGTTCGACCTGCCAATCGTCGACCAGCTGTCGGAATACCGACGCCAGCAGCTCATCAGCGGCATTTGCCGCTGGAGGCGCCATTCGCCAATCGAGCAAGTGACCGTAACGCACGCCCTCGCGCTGATAGCGCTTGGTTACGGCATAAGCGGTTACGTGTGACCCGTGCGAAATGGTGTGCAAAACGTATTCGCCGCCGGGTCGATCGAAAAACCGCCATCGCAACCAGTCGGTGGAGCGTAAACCGCAAATGTGCGGATCGTCGGCCGCGGGATTGAAATCGTTGAAATCCAAATGAGTTGGCATCTGCCGCCACACTTGGATGTTTTGGACCGGCGGATGCGCGGCAGCCTGATCTGTGGCAGCGCTGCCGCTGAGCAGGGAAAGCGGTCCGTCCCACTCCACAATTTTTGGCAGCGGTTGCCAACCCAGAAGTTTGCAATGCACAACGTGCGAGTCGTCTTTGGGAAATGCGTACAGCCAGGCCCAGCCTCGCTGACGGGCAATTTCGTATGCCAATTTTGCCAATTGCACAAGCGCGGACACACTGCGGGCCTCGGGCAACAGCATCGCTCCAACGGCAAGACCTGCGATGCCACGCCGCTGCTGAAACCAAAATGCGCAAGGTTGTACGGCATAGTGGCCCACCAAACGCCCATCGCTTTCGATTACTGAAATAGCCGCGGGCCCATCGGGAGACGCTTGAAAAAACCAGCGCCATTGTTCGGGCGTCATTTCGAGCTGAAACACCTGCCGATACAAATCGAGAATGCCGTGTTCATCACCGGGCTGATAAGGGCGACAGTTCGAGCTTGTGCTCATAGATTGCAGCCCTGCCGGCGTTAAAAATACCCCCACGGGGAGTCGAACCCCGGTTTTCGGACTGAGAACCCGACGTCCTGGGCCACTAGACGATGGGGGCGTAACCGCAACAGAAATTTAATATCGCAGCCTATCGCCGGTTGTCAATTGGGACTGCGGCGAATGCAGCCGGCGTACGCTA of the Pirellulales bacterium genome contains:
- a CDS encoding MaoC/PaaZ C-terminal domain-containing protein, which translates into the protein MKSITFTSEHQLAFAQLSGDYNPLHLDALAARRLMYGAPVVHGIHSLLWGLEAWLEQQTGPVELRSLKISFPKALPVGVAAQVSISPLTNTQLRIEVTSEQSLVTSIDCEWAKSDGNFAGAVDAGFPEKQTSYALSLDEIAHKSGQLPLHFNLVAGAQMFPHLTKCVSPVTIAAMLAATRLVAVDCPGLHSVFSEFTLTAADPPGAARAGCTLGYQVTKLEKRFGLVLMSITAPGLTGTIKAFVRPPPHEQPGFAKLKPLVRPGEFAGQRAFVVGGSRGLGEVTAKLLAAGGTEVKITYHQGLAEADRVVQDIISGGGAASALQLNVLDAQQSALAEALAGWNPTHLYYFATPFIFAGSKGLFSTSLFQKFCDYYVTGFLNVLNPLRSVGLRKVFHPSSVAVEELPADMAEYAAAKMAAETLCQTLAKNRKAGLVIYKPRLPRMGTDQTATFLPVNNADPVPVMLEHLRAFHVM
- a CDS encoding GNAT family N-acetyltransferase, producing the protein MSTSSNCRPYQPGDEHGILDLYRQVFQLEMTPEQWRWFFQASPDGPAAISVIESDGRLVGHYAVQPCAFWFQQRRGIAGLAVGAMLLPEARSVSALVQLAKLAYEIARQRGWAWLYAFPKDDSHVVHCKLLGWQPLPKIVEWDGPLSLLSGSAATDQAAAHPPVQNIQVWRQMPTHLDFNDFNPAADDPHICGLRSTDWLRWRFFDRPGGEYVLHTISHGSHVTAYAVTKRYQREGVRYGHLLDWRMAPPAANAADELLASVFRQLVDDWQVERISTWATGRSELSAALGKAGLALTGRNSNFCHLDLQGDHGQLSEENAWQLEMADSDIY
- the purB gene encoding adenylosuccinate lyase — encoded protein: MSHEFYENPLIRRYASPEMSRLWGDQKKFSTWRQLWVWLAEAEAELGLPITKAQIDELRRNVDSIDFAAADAHERRLRHDVMAHVHAYGDQCPGARGIIHLGATSCYVTDNTDLMLLRDGMQMLAARLASVIDRLGHFAQQQRDLACLGFTHLQPAQPTTVGKRACLWAYDLAMDLHEVEHRLTQLKARGVKGTTGTQASFLELFGGNHAQVQKLEHLIAQKMGFESVYPVTGQTYSRKVDAQVLAALSGIAQSAHKTASDIRILASRKELEEPFEAEQIGSSAMAYKRNPMRSERICGLARYVMSLETSAAMTAGTQWLERTLDDSANRRLVLPQAFLATEAILILYQNIASALVVYPQVIAKHLAEELPFMVTENILMAAVAAGGDRQDLHERIRCHSQAAAQVVKEQGGDNDLIDRLKADQAFAKVDFAIALNAQKFIGRAPQQVDEFLADTVELIRRKYKNQLQQSADVNV
- a CDS encoding flagellar biosynthesis anti-sigma factor FlgM encodes the protein MRFTQPDTFLCEAIWLGLYQPHGSVQPNAKGASADRCGFPLYVAVTKDTVTKDTVASQLPGGFLRWSVSSDLRLVVRRRFVMQINGLSQLHGTQSINSPHFNRTSSPNSAANPSSVDTTDELQLSPAAQMASKLSEIPDIRWDRVNDIKTAIANGSYMTDDKMNMAVDRLLDEIA
- a CDS encoding sugar transferase, whose protein sequence is MIIPRAIGLIIKRVSDALLAAAFLLLASPFLLLFAAAIKLTSKGPVFFRQERLGFRGNTFNIFKFRTMVQDAERTGNIVHVSDPRITKLGWYLRQYRIDEIPQLLNVLRGEMSIVGPRPLVPNFAHLWTAEERRRLDLPPGLTGWQQVNGAATHTWEERVAEDLWYVDHWSLWLDFKIMLRTPWVVLRANTVYGKDGQQLSAVPTKALSSVQAPAAEPESNVTKN
- a CDS encoding transcriptional repressor — protein: MPQDFALGTVEVALSPRERFEEYLQSRGKRITQQRRILVEQIASRHEHFDADQLLLDLSRKSAGRKVSRPTVYRTLTEMVDAGLLRKMVLGGRAVYEHDYGYPQHDHLHCTECGKLIEFSSAELLKLREAVAREHNFRVTGHRLIISGVCSQCRAAARQRVRRLDLV